One Paralysiella testudinis genomic window, TATATGCACCATCTAATGGAAACGGAGGTGGGCACCGGCTTAGCCGAAATTTTGCAAGACAACCACGCTGATTATGCTGGCACAATACAGCATACTTCTGTTCCTAATTTGGATTTCATCAGCGCGGGTAAAACTCCGGAGAACCCATCTGAATTACTGCTGAATGGTCGGATTGGTGAATTGCTTGCATGGGCCGGTGAAGCTTATGACTATGTTGTGTTGGATACTCCGCCGGTACTGGCGGTAACCGATGCTGCGGTAATGGGGCAATATGCCGGCGTTGTGTTACTGGTCACCCGTTTCGGACAAACCGCGGTACCGGAGCTGGAAGCCTGTATTACCCGCTTTGCCAACAGCAAGGTGCGTATTGACGGTGTGATTTTGAACGGTATAGAGCGAACAGCACAAAATTACTATAGCTATGAAAACTATGCTAAAAAATACCAATCCGAATGAAATCAGACGTATAGAAAATAGGCAGTCCTATGCTGGGTATCTGTAAAATAGGAAACGCAAATGAATTTAAAACCTTTCTTGCTATTTGGCAGCTTGTTGCTGCTCAATAGTCAGTTAATTCAGGCAGCCGGTTTATTGTTGCCCGATAGAGGCTTACGCCAAGATTTGGATTGGCTGAATAGCCGTGGGGTAATCAGCATCAATTTGGCTGTATGGCCGCTGAGCCAAGAAGAGATAGATGCCGCTTTAGATAATGCCAAACCGAGCAATACTACCGATAGCATGGTGTTAAACCGAGTGCAGCAACACTTGCAAAACATCAAGGCACCGGTACAGATATCTGCCTACGCAGGCAGCCAATTAAACGCTATGACTTCAGGCTTTGGTCAAACGGAACACGACCAGCGGCGTGCTTCTGTGGCCGGGCAATGGCAAAACCCGGATTTTGATGTGCGCTTGCAAGCCAATTTGGTGGGTGGTGATGGCGGGCGCAAGCCCAGCCATTGGCTGCCGGCTAACTCTTATGCTGCCGCAAAAGTCGGCAATCAGTGGCTGAGCTTCGGCCAAATTCCGCGTTACTGGGGGCCGGGGCAAGAAGGCAGTTTGATTTTGGGCGATGCCGCCCGCCCGGTAACGGCATTCAGTTTGCAGCGCGCAGAACAGAAACCCTTTGAAACCCCGCTGCTGTCTTGGCTTGGGCGCTGGCAATATCAGGTTTTTGCCGGTCAATTAAGTCAATATGACGCTATTCCGAATACTAAATTGATTGGCATGCGTGTTGATTTGATGCCCACTGATTATTTACAACTGGGCGCGCACCGTGTTTTTCAGTGGGGTGGTGAGAATCGGCCGCAGAGCCTGAAATCATTTGGCAAGGCTTTTCTTGGCAAAGGTGAAAACGAAGAATCGGCCGATAAAAGCAATGAGCCTGGTAACCAAATTGCCGGCTTGGATATTCAGTTAAAGCTCCAGCCGCTGGTAGATGTACCGGTAAATCTGTATGCACAGATGGTGGGCGAGGATGAGGCCGGGTATTTCCCCTCTAAAAAAGCCTATCTTTTCGGCATTCGCGGGGCACATGCTTGGAATGCAAATACCATCAATTGGTCATTGGAGGGTGCCGATACCCGTGTTGAATTTAAGGATACCGGAATTATATATGGCCACCATCTCTACCGCGATGGTTATTATCAACAAGGCTTGCCGCTGGGTTATGCCTTGGGTGGTGATGCACAAAACATTTCTGCCCGTTTGGCGGTTACCACGCCTGATCAGCAAACCTTTAGCGGTCATGTGATGCATGCCAAAGTGAATCCGACCAATCAGCGCAATAACGAGCGGTATTCGCACAACGACACTTTGAACGGTGTGGCGCTGGGCTGGGAAAAAACCTTTAAAAACGGCCTTAATTTAGGCTCTCAGCTTTGGTATGTTGATAGCCAAAACCACCAACACGACCATGGCTTTGGTGCCGGCATGAAGCTGTCTATGCCCTTGCGTTAATCGCTGAGAGCGCTGAGAGGATGTGGTGGCCTGCTTGATTATACCAACTCTAAAAAATAAACCATTTTAAAATTCATCCATATCAATTGATGCATAGGATGCGCCAAGGCGCATCCTATGCCGTATTTTGCGTATTTTAATTTAAGGTTATTTTTTAGAATTGGTATCAATAGTCCTACAGCGTTGGCTTACCTTGCTTTGCCGTAGTACTTGTACTGCCTGCGGCTCGCCGCCTTGTATGATTTATTTTCTTTGCTTTAGGGTCTGTTCACATTTTAGCCGTGCACCGGATTTTGAGCAGAAAAGTCTGCGTTCAAGGCGAAAAGCACAGCAAGGTTGAACACCTTGCGCGCATTTTCAACGCAGAAAGCGGGCTTTTAAGCCAAAATAGGGCCACGCGATGAAATGTGAACAGACCCTGGTTTAGATAAAAGAAAAACGAACACCAAGACCGTGAATCTCAAATCATACAAGGGTGTGTGGCGTAAGCCACGCTCGCGGTTTGATTTAATCTGATCTACAGCGAATCAGCAGCATTGTTTCGTGCATGGGTTACCTTACTCGCTGGCTATTCCACCGTTTTCGGCCAATCGCGGGTATCCACTTGCGGATACTGCATGCCCAAGGCACTGAGGCGATTGATGAGGATTTCCAAAATTAACTGGTTGCGGCTGGATTTGGAATCGGCGGGGATGATATACCACGGTGCCGCCACGCTGCTGGTGGCGGCAATCACGCTTTCGTATTGCGCTTGAAACGCATCCCACAATTTGCGGTCTTCCAAATCACCGGGGTTGAATTTCCAATTTTTATCGGCATTGTCGATGCGCTCTTGCAGGCGCTTGCGCTGCTCGTCTTTGGATATGTGCAGAAAAAATTTAATGATGGTGGTGCCGGTTTCGCTCAGCAGGCGTTCAAAATCGTTGATGTGGCCAATACGGCGTTCGGTTTCGGCTTGGTCTATCCAGCCTTTTACGCGCGTTACCAGCACGTCTTCGTAGTGGCTGCGGTTAAAAATCACCAATTCGCCGTTGCGCGGCACCACTTGGTGGATGCGCCATAAATAATCGTGCGCCAGCTCGGTTTCGGTGGGCGCTTTAAAAGCCTGCACGCGCACGCCCAGCGGGTCCACATTTTGGAATACTTTGCGGATGGTGCCGTCTTTGCCCGAAGTGTCCATGCCTTGCAGCACCACCAGCACTTTGCGCTTGCCTTCGGCATAGAGCAAGTCTTGCAGGGCGTCCAGTTGCGGTGCCAGTGCCGCCACTTGCGCATTGCGCGCGGCCTTGTCATTGGCGGTTTGGCTTTTGTCGGCCGGATCATAATCGGCCAGTTTCAGGCGCGCGCCGGCTTTGACGCGGTATTGTTTTTCCAGCTCAGACATGATGGTTTCCTTGATTTTCAATCTTCCATGGCGGCATCGATTTTAAAGCCCAGCCAGATACCGGCCAAGCCGCCCGCCACGCTCAATAATACACTGCTCAGCGACCATAAACTGCCGCCCCACAGCAGCGGCACATAGCCGCCGGCGGCCGCACCCAGCAGTGCGCCCAGAAAAAGCCAAGCACGCAACATCATCGCATCCTTTCGGTAAAAATACAGATTTCAGGCAGCCGGTGGTGTGTCGGCTTTGTCTTGCTCCGGATTTGGGGTGTCTTGATTGGCGGTATCCACATGCGCTTGCGCGGCGGCGGCATCAAACGGCTCGTGGGCGGCTTCGTTGCGCGGATCTAGGTCGGCAATCACCGCGCCGCTGTCGCCGGGCATGCCCACAAACACGCTGCGTTCGGCTTGCGGCACTGGTTTTTGCCGCCAGGCAAAGCCTGCCAACAGCAAGGCGCACACCAAATACACACCGTAAAAGCCGTAGTGGCGCGCCTGCTCCATGGCCACGCCCAAGAGCAAGGGTGCCGCCAGCGAGCCCATGCCGTAGCAAAACAGCAGGCTGCGGCTGATTTCCACCGTGTTCATATTGTTGGGCAGCACATCGTTGGCGCGCGCTAAGCTCAGCGAATACAGGGTAAACAGGCTGCAGCCGAACACAAAGGCAGTGAGGTAATGCGGCAGTGGCGAGCCGGGCC contains:
- a CDS encoding capsule assembly Wzi family protein, translating into MVLNRVQQHLQNIKAPVQISAYAGSQLNAMTSGFGQTEHDQRRASVAGQWQNPDFDVRLQANLVGGDGGRKPSHWLPANSYAAAKVGNQWLSFGQIPRYWGPGQEGSLILGDAARPVTAFSLQRAEQKPFETPLLSWLGRWQYQVFAGQLSQYDAIPNTKLIGMRVDLMPTDYLQLGAHRVFQWGGENRPQSLKSFGKAFLGKGENEESADKSNEPGNQIAGLDIQLKLQPLVDVPVNLYAQMVGEDEAGYFPSKKAYLFGIRGAHAWNANTINWSLEGADTRVEFKDTGIIYGHHLYRDGYYQQGLPLGYALGGDAQNISARLAVTTPDQQTFSGHVMHAKVNPTNQRNNERYSHNDTLNGVALGWEKTFKNGLNLGSQLWYVDSQNHQHDHGFGAGMKLSMPLR
- a CDS encoding PPK2 family polyphosphate kinase, with product MSELEKQYRVKAGARLKLADYDPADKSQTANDKAARNAQVAALAPQLDALQDLLYAEGKRKVLVVLQGMDTSGKDGTIRKVFQNVDPLGVRVQAFKAPTETELAHDYLWRIHQVVPRNGELVIFNRSHYEDVLVTRVKGWIDQAETERRIGHINDFERLLSETGTTIIKFFLHISKDEQRKRLQERIDNADKNWKFNPGDLEDRKLWDAFQAQYESVIAATSSVAAPWYIIPADSKSSRNQLILEILINRLSALGMQYPQVDTRDWPKTVE